Proteins found in one Leptotrichia trevisanii DSM 22070 genomic segment:
- the efeO gene encoding iron uptake system protein EfeO gives MKKMGVLLLIGALVLISCGKSNGAKEDNKAGTTAGQTTNQEKTDLSKETAEYKKYVENQIDMLLKDTENFAQLLKDGKLDEAKKVYPLIRMAYERSEPIAESFGESDIKIDYRLVDFKEEFKKEDGWKGFHRIEKILWEQNTTKGTEKYADDLVNDIKELKAKIATIEVTPDLMVTGAIDLLNEVSTQKITGEEEVFSHTDLYDFRANIEGAQKIFELFKPKLEKKDAKLVATLDSEFKTVNELLDKYMTDDKHYKLYTELTKEDTKALAEAVTKLGEPLSQMGIVIDATPKK, from the coding sequence ATGAAAAAAATGGGAGTATTATTACTTATTGGAGCATTAGTGCTGATAAGTTGCGGAAAAAGCAATGGAGCAAAAGAAGATAACAAAGCTGGAACAACAGCTGGGCAGACTACTAATCAGGAAAAAACCGATTTGAGCAAAGAAACTGCTGAGTATAAGAAATATGTTGAAAATCAGATTGACATGCTTTTAAAGGACACAGAAAACTTTGCACAATTATTGAAGGATGGAAAATTGGATGAAGCTAAGAAAGTTTATCCATTAATTCGTATGGCTTATGAAAGATCTGAACCTATTGCTGAAAGTTTTGGAGAATCTGACATTAAGATAGATTACCGTCTTGTAGACTTCAAAGAGGAATTTAAAAAGGAAGACGGATGGAAAGGGTTCCACAGAATTGAAAAAATATTATGGGAACAAAATACTACAAAAGGTACTGAAAAATATGCAGATGATCTTGTAAACGACATTAAGGAACTAAAGGCAAAAATTGCTACAATTGAAGTAACGCCTGATTTAATGGTTACAGGAGCAATCGACTTATTAAATGAAGTTTCAACTCAAAAAATCACTGGAGAGGAAGAAGTATTCTCACATACTGATTTATACGACTTTAGAGCAAATATTGAAGGAGCTCAAAAGATATTTGAACTATTCAAACCTAAACTGGAGAAAAAAGATGCTAAACTTGTAGCAACTTTAGATTCTGAATTTAAAACAGTAAACGAACTTCTTGATAAATACATGACAGATGACAAGCATTACAAACTGTACACAGAATTGACAAAAGAAGATACAAAAGCTCTAGCAGAAGCTGTTACTAAACTTGGAGAACCTTTATCGCAAATGGGAATCGTAATAGACGCAACTCCTAAGAAATAA
- a CDS encoding NAD(+)/NADH kinase encodes MENFEKTENNDNLDKKNKVKKVRIIKSGYGNEELLKNFYDYLQEREIQEVFGVEKADLIISLGGDGTMLVAAKEAITTNIPVLAINMGSLGYLAEVKPQDAVKMLQDYENGNYKLEERAFLEVKYEDNTFYALNELVITKGGHEAHLIQVEVYSNDVFVNKYRADGIIVATPTGSTAYSLSAGGSIVHPGLNALSITPLAPQSLTARPIIVDGCEVLSFKATSRDDSVHLNIDGNQWFQIQPNDLVSARLSKKKIKIVKPTNSDYYSILRQKLKWGDSVL; translated from the coding sequence ATGGAAAATTTTGAAAAAACGGAGAATAATGATAATTTGGATAAAAAAAATAAAGTAAAAAAGGTAAGAATTATAAAAAGTGGATATGGTAATGAAGAATTATTGAAAAATTTTTATGATTATTTACAGGAAAGGGAGATTCAGGAAGTTTTTGGTGTGGAGAAGGCAGATTTGATAATTTCACTTGGTGGAGATGGAACAATGCTAGTTGCGGCAAAAGAGGCAATTACGACAAATATCCCGGTTCTTGCGATAAATATGGGCTCTCTTGGTTATCTTGCGGAAGTGAAACCACAGGATGCGGTTAAAATGTTGCAGGATTATGAAAATGGAAATTATAAGCTGGAAGAAAGGGCTTTTCTTGAAGTAAAATACGAGGATAATACTTTTTATGCGTTAAATGAACTTGTAATAACAAAGGGCGGACATGAGGCACATCTGATACAGGTGGAGGTGTATTCAAATGATGTTTTTGTGAACAAATACAGGGCTGATGGAATAATTGTGGCAACTCCCACAGGCTCAACAGCCTATTCACTTTCAGCGGGAGGCTCAATTGTTCATCCTGGACTAAATGCTCTTTCAATAACGCCGCTGGCTCCACAAAGTTTGACAGCCCGTCCAATTATCGTAGACGGATGCGAAGTTCTTAGTTTTAAGGCAACTTCAAGAGATGATTCAGTTCATTTGAATATTGACGGGAATCAGTGGTTTCAGATACAGCCCAATGATTTAGTGTCTGCAAGATTATCAAAGAAAAAAATTAAAATAGTAAAACCGACAAATAGCGATTATTACAGTATTTTAAGACAAAAACTAAAATGGGGAGATTCTGTATTGTAA
- the recN gene encoding DNA repair protein RecN has product MLRELRLNNLAIIKNLDLEFNEKFIALTGETGAGKSIILDGISLLIGERSHADMIRNGEDSLFAEGVFELNENQKRRLNELGFEIEDDELIITRYFDRNAKSKITVNGARLTLSRLKELMVNIIDLVGQHEHQFLLNDEYHLHLLDRFLDDEGRELSKKIRENVSEIKKLNAKIKNIEDEKAKIAEKKDILEFQFNEIESLELEENEDEELEEEYKILFNAGKINEKLDETSQLLKEGEFSILTALGRARRNLEQLSDLSESYSELYDKIESVLYEVEDISYSVDNLAGDVELDDDRLEKVVERINAINKLKLKYGSTITEILEYRDKIEKDLSLVEFENEELEDLKAQKKDLVSQYFVDSERLSEIRMEISESLQNTIDIQLSDLNMENAKFKVEITKTEEITAHGINNAEFLITTNVGETFKPLAKIASGGEISRIMLALKTVFSTVDNISVLIFDEIDTGISGETVRRVAEKLRELSRNTQIICVTHSPQIAGKAQQQFFIKKEIENNFTETKVRELNTEERVREIARIISGDNITEASVNHAKEIMGLWDKKVLI; this is encoded by the coding sequence ATGCTAAGGGAATTAAGATTAAATAATCTAGCAATAATAAAAAATCTGGATTTGGAATTTAATGAGAAATTTATTGCGTTGACTGGAGAAACAGGAGCCGGGAAATCAATTATTTTGGATGGAATTTCACTATTAATCGGTGAAAGAAGTCATGCTGATATGATTAGAAATGGGGAAGACAGCCTTTTTGCAGAAGGTGTCTTTGAGTTGAATGAGAATCAGAAGAGAAGGCTGAATGAGCTTGGATTTGAAATTGAAGATGACGAGCTTATTATAACTAGATATTTTGACAGGAATGCAAAGTCGAAAATAACAGTGAACGGGGCAAGGTTGACTTTATCAAGATTAAAGGAACTTATGGTAAATATTATTGATTTAGTCGGACAGCATGAACATCAGTTCTTATTAAATGATGAGTATCATCTGCATCTTCTGGACAGATTTCTGGATGACGAAGGAAGGGAACTTTCTAAAAAAATACGTGAAAATGTAAGTGAAATAAAAAAATTGAATGCAAAAATAAAAAATATCGAAGATGAAAAGGCAAAAATTGCTGAAAAGAAGGATATTTTGGAATTTCAGTTCAATGAAATTGAGAGTTTGGAATTAGAGGAAAATGAAGATGAGGAACTGGAAGAAGAGTATAAAATATTATTTAATGCCGGAAAAATAAATGAAAAGCTGGATGAAACTTCACAATTGTTAAAAGAAGGTGAATTTTCGATTTTAACGGCACTTGGTAGAGCGAGAAGAAATCTGGAGCAGCTTTCAGACTTGTCTGAGTCGTATAGCGAACTGTATGATAAAATTGAGTCAGTTTTGTATGAAGTGGAAGATATTTCATATTCTGTGGACAATCTGGCTGGAGATGTTGAGTTGGATGATGACAGGTTGGAAAAAGTTGTAGAAAGAATTAATGCGATAAATAAACTGAAATTGAAATATGGTTCGACAATTACGGAGATTCTTGAATATCGGGATAAAATTGAAAAGGATTTATCACTTGTAGAATTTGAAAATGAGGAGCTGGAAGACTTAAAAGCACAGAAAAAAGATCTGGTAAGCCAATATTTTGTCGATAGCGAAAGACTTAGTGAGATTCGTATGGAAATTTCAGAAAGCCTTCAGAATACAATTGACATTCAGTTAAGCGACTTAAATATGGAAAATGCAAAATTTAAAGTGGAAATTACAAAGACGGAGGAAATTACAGCTCATGGGATAAATAATGCGGAATTTCTAATCACGACAAATGTTGGGGAAACGTTTAAGCCGCTTGCCAAAATAGCATCTGGCGGAGAAATTTCGCGTATAATGCTGGCTCTTAAAACGGTATTTTCTACGGTTGACAATATTTCTGTCCTGATTTTTGATGAAATTGATACTGGAATTTCTGGGGAAACTGTCAGAAGAGTTGCTGAAAAATTACGGGAGCTTTCAAGAAATACGCAAATTATCTGTGTAACGCATTCGCCACAGATTGCTGGAAAGGCACAGCAGCAGTTTTTCATTAAAAAGGAAATTGAAAATAACTTTACAGAAACAAAAGTACGGGAATTAAATACAGAAGAAAGAGTAAGGGAAATTGCAAGAATCATTTCAGGAGATAACATTACGGAAGCGTCTGTTAATCACGCTAAGGAGATAATGGGGCTATGGGACAAAAAAGTATTGATATAG
- the fucO gene encoding lactaldehyde reductase, translating into MAQRIILNEISYHGFGAINHIGDEVKKNKFKKAFICTDKGLLKFGGVSKITDLLDKENLEYEVFSDIQPNPTIENVKDGVEKYKSSGADYIIAIGGGSPMDTAKAIAIIINNPEFADVRSLEGVADTKNRCVPIIAVATTAGTAAEVTINYVITDVEKDRKFVCVDPHDLPIIAIVDPAMMMSMPKELTAATGLDALTHAIEGFTTKAAWEMTDMFHLKAIELIAKYLRSAVNNEPEGREKMALASYIAGMGFSNVGLGIVHSMAHPLGAFYGTPHGIANAIILPTVMEYNAEFTGEKFRDIAKAFGVKHTRKMSPEEYRKAAIDKVRELANDVGIPDNLKGIMDIKDLDFIAESALNDVCTGGNPRDTNLEDIKELYKKLL; encoded by the coding sequence ATGGCACAAAGAATTATTTTAAATGAAATTTCATATCATGGTTTCGGAGCAATAAACCATATTGGAGATGAAGTGAAGAAAAATAAATTCAAAAAAGCGTTTATATGTACAGATAAGGGGCTTTTAAAATTTGGTGGAGTGTCAAAAATTACAGATTTGCTGGATAAGGAAAATTTAGAATATGAAGTTTTTTCTGATATTCAGCCGAATCCGACTATTGAAAATGTAAAAGATGGTGTTGAAAAATACAAATCTTCAGGTGCTGACTATATTATTGCGATTGGTGGAGGTTCACCAATGGATACTGCAAAGGCGATTGCCATTATTATAAATAATCCTGAATTTGCAGATGTACGAAGCCTTGAGGGTGTTGCTGATACTAAAAATAGATGCGTACCAATTATCGCTGTTGCGACAACAGCGGGAACTGCTGCAGAAGTTACAATTAACTATGTAATCACAGATGTTGAAAAAGACAGAAAATTTGTCTGTGTAGATCCCCACGATTTACCAATTATAGCAATTGTTGATCCAGCGATGATGATGAGCATGCCAAAAGAACTGACTGCTGCGACTGGACTGGATGCTTTAACTCATGCAATTGAAGGCTTTACGACAAAAGCGGCTTGGGAAATGACGGATATGTTCCATTTGAAAGCTATCGAACTAATTGCAAAATATTTGAGAAGTGCTGTGAATAATGAACCTGAAGGACGTGAAAAAATGGCACTGGCTTCATATATAGCTGGAATGGGATTTTCAAATGTGGGACTTGGAATTGTACATTCTATGGCTCATCCATTGGGAGCATTTTATGGAACTCCGCATGGAATTGCAAATGCGATAATTCTTCCAACTGTAATGGAATACAATGCTGAATTTACTGGAGAAAAATTTAGAGATATTGCAAAAGCATTTGGTGTAAAACATACAAGAAAAATGTCGCCAGAAGAATATAGAAAAGCTGCGATTGATAAAGTAAGGGAACTGGCAAACGATGTTGGAATCCCAGACAACTTAAAAGGAATTATGGATATAAAGGATTTGGACTTTATTGCTGAATCTGCATTAAATGACGTTTGTACAGGTGGAAATCCACGAGATACAAATTTAGAAGATATAAAAGAATTGTATAAGAAATTATTATAA
- a CDS encoding FTR1 family protein yields MGRNYLNKISIMLFLCFMIFFTNAIAKENYSELYIKITDTTTAIRNNNQNEAKKLFSEIKEEFKKAKNSDSTQGKKVQELLNREKSALSEDDLKEVTTALLAFEKEQNPVNDNEEKKKFQSRMYPALEVLEKAIQSKDVELMKKEYLKFNGVWTRNESFIRSRSISYYGKVETAMSFLRSSMEVEPFDYDSTVNSFNELKSAIQDYLDGKKIENNISSTITLKETVDMLKDALDAFKTGDKAKGQLKVKQFIQVWPTVEGDVSTRNSALYTKVETQTPIIMVKGAEKKYQEQLQGLITELSQIDTKAQYTFVDAMFILLREGVEALLIVLALVSSLKAANQKKGLRWVYTGAATGILASIIIAFVLQALFPAVSSGTNREILEGFVGIFAVIMMIGIGFWLHSKSSLKSWKNYIDRKMDIVLSTGSFISMFVLSFLAVFREGAETILFYAGILPLISLQSLIIGIVSAILILVIIAFVLIYASSKIKIHQIFLVLTWTIYFLAFKMLGTSIHMLQVVGILPLHVVNFIPTVEILGIYANMEVFICQLILITIITFATFKRKDK; encoded by the coding sequence TTGGGCAGAAATTATTTGAATAAAATAAGCATAATGCTATTTTTGTGCTTTATGATATTCTTCACAAATGCTATTGCAAAGGAAAATTATAGTGAACTTTACATAAAAATTACAGATACAACAACTGCAATAAGAAATAATAATCAGAACGAAGCAAAAAAACTTTTTTCTGAAATCAAGGAAGAATTTAAAAAAGCAAAAAATTCTGATTCAACGCAAGGAAAAAAAGTACAAGAACTTTTAAATAGAGAAAAATCAGCATTGTCAGAAGATGACTTGAAAGAAGTTACAACGGCATTATTAGCTTTTGAAAAGGAACAGAATCCCGTTAACGATAACGAGGAAAAGAAAAAATTTCAGTCAAGAATGTATCCTGCTTTGGAGGTACTGGAAAAGGCAATCCAGTCTAAAGATGTAGAACTGATGAAAAAGGAATATCTAAAATTTAATGGGGTATGGACTAGAAATGAAAGTTTTATAAGAAGCAGAAGCATATCTTACTATGGAAAAGTGGAAACTGCGATGTCGTTTCTTAGAAGTTCAATGGAAGTAGAGCCTTTTGACTATGATAGTACTGTGAATTCTTTTAATGAACTGAAGTCAGCTATACAGGATTATCTGGATGGAAAAAAAATAGAAAATAATATTTCAAGTACAATCACATTGAAGGAAACCGTGGATATGCTAAAGGATGCCTTAGATGCTTTTAAAACAGGAGATAAAGCCAAAGGGCAATTAAAAGTTAAGCAATTTATTCAAGTATGGCCAACAGTTGAAGGCGATGTAAGTACAAGAAATTCAGCATTATACACAAAAGTGGAAACACAAACACCTATAATTATGGTAAAAGGTGCTGAAAAAAAATATCAGGAACAATTACAAGGTTTAATAACAGAATTGTCACAAATTGATACAAAAGCACAATATACCTTTGTTGACGCAATGTTTATACTCCTTCGTGAAGGTGTGGAAGCACTTCTTATCGTTTTAGCATTAGTAAGCAGTCTGAAAGCTGCTAATCAGAAAAAAGGATTACGTTGGGTATATACAGGAGCTGCTACAGGAATTTTAGCAAGTATCATTATAGCATTTGTACTTCAAGCACTATTCCCTGCCGTATCTTCAGGAACGAACCGTGAAATTCTGGAAGGATTTGTAGGAATATTTGCAGTTATAATGATGATTGGTATTGGATTCTGGCTACATAGCAAGTCATCCCTTAAATCTTGGAAAAACTACATTGACAGAAAAATGGACATAGTTTTAAGTACAGGAAGTTTTATTTCAATGTTTGTACTTAGTTTTCTTGCGGTATTTAGGGAAGGTGCTGAAACAATTCTATTTTATGCGGGAATTTTACCGTTAATTTCTTTGCAGAGCTTGATTATTGGTATCGTGAGTGCTATACTAATATTAGTTATAATCGCATTTGTACTAATATACGCTTCTTCAAAAATAAAAATACATCAAATATTTCTTGTATTGACATGGACGATATATTTCCTTGCGTTTAAGATGCTTGGAACAAGTATTCATATGCTGCAAGTTGTAGGAATTTTACCACTACATGTAGTAAACTTTATTCCAACGGTAGAGATTTTAGGAATTTATGCAAATATGGAAGTATTTATTTGCCAATTAATTTTAATAACTATAATTACATTTGCAACTTTTAAAAGAAAAGATAAATAG
- the efeB gene encoding iron uptake transporter deferrochelatase/peroxidase subunit — MSDENDKKWFDKKISRRDFLKKAGMVGAGAAIGASGAGAIFANMFSGKTNQIVGNEEISFYGKHQPGIATPVQKNVYFAVLDLHSTDKEEIKQMFKDWTDYSEKLMKGELIAPELKNHLVPPIDTGETVGLNPYRLTVTFGISPSFLDKLKLDNKKLDEFKDLPHFPRDQIKDKYKGGDICIQACADDAQVAFHAVRNLVRKGRALINLKWTQAGFLPIGNGRETPRNLFGFKDGTENPKNNDDFKNVVWYDKNNWLKNGTFMIVRRIQMHLETWDRTNLQEQENTFGRYKESGAPFGETDEFATIDINKKGSDGKPILPIDSHVYLAKKADVKIARRAFSYSNGIDEVSGQFDAGLLFICFQKHPEQFIKIQNSLGNEDKLNEYITHVGTGIFACFGGIKKGEYIGQKLFE; from the coding sequence ATGAGTGACGAAAATGATAAAAAATGGTTTGATAAAAAAATATCACGTCGTGATTTTCTTAAAAAAGCTGGAATGGTAGGAGCTGGAGCCGCAATTGGAGCAAGTGGAGCTGGTGCAATTTTTGCAAATATGTTTAGTGGCAAGACAAATCAAATTGTTGGAAATGAAGAGATTTCATTTTATGGAAAACATCAGCCAGGAATTGCTACCCCTGTTCAGAAAAATGTCTATTTTGCGGTATTAGATTTACATTCCACGGATAAGGAAGAGATAAAGCAGATGTTCAAGGACTGGACTGATTATTCTGAAAAACTTATGAAAGGTGAACTTATCGCACCCGAACTGAAAAATCACCTTGTCCCTCCTATTGATACAGGAGAAACAGTAGGATTAAATCCATATCGGCTAACAGTAACTTTTGGAATAAGTCCTTCTTTTCTTGATAAATTAAAGCTGGATAATAAAAAATTAGATGAATTTAAGGATTTACCACATTTTCCAAGAGATCAGATAAAAGATAAATATAAAGGTGGGGACATCTGTATTCAGGCATGTGCCGATGATGCACAAGTGGCATTTCATGCTGTGAGAAATCTCGTAAGAAAAGGACGTGCGTTGATTAACTTGAAATGGACTCAGGCTGGATTTCTACCCATTGGAAATGGAAGGGAAACTCCAAGAAATCTTTTTGGATTTAAAGATGGAACGGAAAATCCAAAAAATAATGACGATTTCAAGAATGTTGTATGGTATGATAAAAATAACTGGCTCAAAAACGGAACTTTCATGATAGTAAGACGTATTCAGATGCACCTTGAAACGTGGGACAGAACTAATTTACAAGAACAAGAAAACACATTTGGAAGATATAAGGAAAGCGGAGCTCCATTTGGAGAAACAGATGAATTTGCTACAATTGATATAAATAAAAAAGGCTCTGATGGAAAGCCAATTCTTCCGATTGATTCACACGTTTACCTTGCCAAAAAAGCTGATGTTAAAATAGCACGACGTGCTTTTTCATATTCTAACGGTATAGACGAAGTAAGCGGACAGTTTGATGCGGGACTTTTATTTATATGTTTTCAAAAACATCCTGAGCAATTTATAAAAATTCAAAACAGTCTTGGAAATGAGGACAAATTGAATGAGTATATTACTCACGTTGGAACAGGTATTTTTGCATGTTTCGGCGGAATAAAGAAAGGAGAATACATTGGGCAGAAATTATTTGAATAA
- a CDS encoding DUF1694 domain-containing protein, whose product MEISVNRNYGTDDVMKCMEDATDRAVNAQAEKSLFLGEYKERIIKALTFDEIKEKGIYYEIEEALENKDVAKMVISRHADFDDIKKYIEIAKKKKIPYKMIDNLVCSGQIALVVVAKDAITHEAGDEIVVTSKLEMCHLKHLPDVYYEAMESAICDFHMDIINKEMPEYAKNYKELTFMDKLFGSRCPICQKLGGKKRG is encoded by the coding sequence ATGGAAATTAGCGTTAATAGAAATTATGGAACAGATGACGTTATGAAATGTATGGAAGATGCAACTGATAGAGCTGTAAATGCACAAGCTGAAAAAAGTTTATTCCTTGGAGAATATAAAGAACGAATTATAAAGGCTCTTACTTTTGATGAGATAAAGGAAAAAGGGATTTATTATGAAATAGAAGAGGCTTTGGAAAATAAAGATGTGGCAAAAATGGTAATTTCACGTCACGCAGACTTTGATGATATAAAAAAATATATTGAAATAGCTAAAAAGAAGAAGATACCATATAAAATGATAGATAATCTAGTCTGTTCAGGGCAAATAGCACTTGTAGTGGTGGCAAAGGACGCAATTACACATGAAGCTGGAGATGAAATTGTGGTAACATCAAAATTGGAGATGTGCCATCTGAAACATTTGCCGGATGTATATTATGAGGCGATGGAAAGTGCAATTTGTGATTTTCATATGGATATTATAAATAAAGAAATGCCAGAATATGCAAAAAATTATAAAGAATTAACTTTTATGGATAAACTATTTGGATCAAGATGTCCGATATGTCAGAAATTAGGAGGAAAAAAACGTGGTTGA
- the murA gene encoding UDP-N-acetylglucosamine 1-carboxyvinyltransferase, with protein sequence MVDGFRIKGKTPLNGVIKVSGAKNAALPIIIATLVAKGEYILRNVPNLRDIRVTMRLLEDLGMQTEKLDDNTYRIINNGFKRNEASYEIVKQMRASFLVMGPMIANLDETVVSLPGGCAIGSRPVDLHLKGFEMLGAEITRVHGYIHAKSDNLKGAEIPLGFPSVGATQNIMMAAVKTPGKTVISNAAREPEIVDLGNFLNKMGAKITGLGTPNIEIEGVEELHAVEYSIMPDRIEAGTYVIASLVTEGDLKIQDARLEDLGVFKSELEAMGVKFEQNGDILTVIGKAKDLKPSKIKTLPHPGFPTDMQPQMMLLQTLVNGGSSMEETVFENRFMHVPEFNRMGADITIRHGVAFINGGLPLTGAEVMSSDLRAGAALVLAALAADGETIVNRVYHIDRGYDKLELKLNTVGAQIERVKLDI encoded by the coding sequence GTGGTTGATGGATTTAGAATAAAAGGAAAGACACCTTTGAACGGTGTAATTAAAGTAAGTGGAGCAAAAAATGCAGCCCTTCCAATAATTATCGCAACACTTGTTGCCAAAGGAGAATATATTTTAAGAAATGTTCCAAATTTACGTGATATAAGAGTAACAATGAGATTACTTGAAGATTTGGGAATGCAAACTGAAAAACTAGATGATAACACTTACAGAATAATAAACAATGGATTTAAAAGAAACGAAGCAAGTTATGAAATTGTAAAGCAAATGAGAGCATCATTTTTAGTAATGGGGCCTATGATTGCGAATTTGGATGAAACTGTCGTTTCGTTGCCTGGAGGATGTGCGATTGGTTCACGTCCAGTTGATTTACATTTAAAAGGTTTTGAAATGTTAGGTGCTGAGATTACAAGGGTTCACGGATATATTCACGCAAAATCAGATAATTTAAAAGGTGCTGAAATTCCTTTAGGTTTCCCAAGTGTTGGAGCTACACAGAATATTATGATGGCAGCGGTAAAAACACCTGGAAAAACTGTTATTTCAAATGCGGCAAGAGAGCCTGAAATTGTTGATTTAGGAAACTTCTTGAATAAAATGGGAGCTAAAATTACAGGACTTGGTACACCAAATATTGAAATTGAAGGAGTTGAAGAACTTCACGCTGTGGAATATTCAATTATGCCAGATAGAATTGAGGCAGGAACTTATGTAATTGCTTCATTAGTAACAGAAGGGGATTTAAAAATACAGGACGCAAGACTTGAAGATTTGGGAGTTTTCAAATCAGAATTGGAAGCTATGGGAGTAAAATTTGAGCAAAATGGAGATATTTTGACTGTAATAGGAAAAGCAAAAGACTTGAAACCATCAAAAATAAAAACATTGCCACATCCTGGATTCCCAACAGATATGCAGCCTCAAATGATGCTGCTTCAAACCCTTGTAAATGGTGGAAGCTCAATGGAAGAAACTGTATTTGAAAATAGATTCATGCACGTGCCTGAATTTAACAGAATGGGAGCAGATATTACCATAAGACATGGAGTAGCCTTTATAAATGGAGGGCTTCCGTTAACAGGTGCAGAAGTGATGTCTTCAGACTTGAGAGCGGGAGCGGCACTGGTTTTAGCAGCACTTGCAGCAGATGGTGAAACAATTGTAAACAGAGTTTACCATATAGACAGAGGATATGATAAATTGGAACTAAAATTAAATACAGTTGGTGCTCAAATTGAAAGAGTTAAACTAGATATTTAA
- a CDS encoding tyrosine-type recombinase/integrase: MGQKSIDIENVENGNLDLIKSISNTEEKNNETNSEEKIKGKKKKISRENKMQIREFLDFLEFEKGSSQNTVTGYNRDLIQFFLFVQKNFFEIEERDIFEYIEKLNEKLRRNSVLRKVSALKTFYKFCYLNKDVEKDPTGMVKTLKREQRLPEILTLKEMKQIVDNCPHTPEGMQNKLIIKILIATGARISETLNLEVKDVENQDYEFIKVLGKGSKYRIIPIYDSLENEIKNYLTIYRPKLKNASESFKIFPNTRREKFWKDLKTIAKNAKIEKNVYPHIFRHSLATILLGNGADVRIVQEILGHANITTTEIYTHVEKSKLKMIYDNIKLGDD; encoded by the coding sequence ATGGGACAAAAAAGTATTGATATAGAAAATGTGGAAAATGGAAATTTAGATTTAATCAAAAGCATTTCCAATACTGAGGAAAAAAATAATGAAACTAATTCAGAAGAAAAAATAAAAGGGAAAAAGAAAAAAATATCACGTGAAAATAAAATGCAGATCAGGGAATTTCTTGATTTTCTGGAATTTGAAAAGGGAAGTTCCCAAAACACTGTTACTGGATATAATCGGGATTTGATACAGTTTTTTCTGTTTGTTCAAAAAAATTTTTTTGAAATTGAAGAAAGGGATATTTTTGAATATATAGAAAAATTGAATGAAAAATTGAGAAGAAATTCGGTTTTGAGAAAAGTTTCGGCACTAAAGACATTTTATAAATTCTGCTATTTGAATAAGGATGTGGAAAAAGATCCGACGGGAATGGTAAAAACTTTGAAACGTGAGCAGAGACTTCCTGAAATTTTAACATTAAAGGAAATGAAGCAAATCGTGGATAACTGTCCACATACACCTGAAGGAATGCAAAATAAGCTGATTATTAAAATTCTGATTGCAACTGGAGCAAGAATTTCAGAAACATTGAATCTGGAAGTAAAGGATGTGGAAAATCAGGACTATGAATTTATAAAGGTGCTTGGAAAAGGTTCAAAATACCGGATAATACCGATTTATGACAGTCTTGAAAATGAAATAAAAAATTATTTGACTATTTACAGGCCAAAATTGAAAAATGCGAGTGAAAGTTTTAAGATTTTTCCAAATACACGACGGGAAAAGTTCTGGAAGGATTTGAAGACGATTGCGAAAAATGCAAAAATTGAAAAAAATGTTTATCCGCATATTTTTAGACATTCACTTGCGACAATTTTACTTGGAAATGGTGCAGACGTGCGTATCGTTCAGGAAATATTAGGACATGCCAACATTACAACAACTGAAATCTATACACATGTGGAAAAGTCCAAACTGAAAATGATTTATGATAACATAAAGTTAGGAGATGACTAG